A region of the Flavobacteriaceae bacterium MAR_2010_188 genome:
ATAATGCAAGCGGAAAAGTTCTGATTAACGGTATTGAAATGAATAAACTTTTTAATGGGAGACCTCAATGGGGAAATTGGGGAGGGCTTAATGATGCCCAAAGAAATCAGGAATTTACCATGGGCATGTCAGCTAATGATTACAGTTTCGGTGATCTTGCCGGGACCAACAATATTGTAATGAGAGCCTCACGATATATTAAAGGAGGACGGCTATCTATTGCTAGTGCCAATCGAAGTTACCAAGGCAGATTAATGGCAAGTTATAATTCTGGATTGGTCGGCGATGGTTGGGCTTTTTCCTTATTAGCGTCAAGGAGATTTGGAGAAGAAGGTTATGTTGATGGGACTCTTTATGATGCCAATTCGCTATTTATTTCGGTTGAAAAAAAATTATCCCAAACTCAGTTTTTAAATCTATCTGCTATCTATGCTAAAAATCGCAGAGGAAGGTCGAACGCCATTTCAGATGAAGTATTTCAACTTAAAGGGAATAGGTACAATTCATTCTGGGGATATCAAAATGGGGAAATAAGGAATTCAAGAATAAGGGAAGTCAACGAGCCAATCGTAATGCTCAACCATTTTTGGGATATCACCTCCAAAGCGAAATTAAATACCAATATCTCCTACCAATTCGGTAAAACAGGAAATACCAGAATTGATAACGGTGGCACAAATTTGGTAAATTTTAATGGACAAGAAAGTTATATAGGCGGTGGTAGTAATCCCGACCCGGCATATTACCAGAATCTACCGAGCTACTTTTTTAGAAATTCAGCTAATAATCCCGATAGTTATAATTACGAGCAGGCATATTTGGCCGAACAAGAACTGATCAATAATGGACAATTAGATTGGCCTGCCCTATACTCAGCGAATATCTACGAATCATCAATCGGTAATAATGCGATTTATGCTTTACAAGAAGACATAAACGAAGACAAGCAGCTTACCGCTAACACCATTCTAGACTTAGAGATTTCTGATAAGACTAGAATCAATTCGGCCTTAAATTTTAAAAACCTAAGAAGTGAAAACTACGCCATGGTAAATGATTTGTTAGGCGGAAGTGGATTTTTAGATGTTGACTTCTTTGCTGAAGAAATTGGCCAATCAACCGAAGATCAACTCGAAAATATTGCACAAAGTGATTTAGAAAACCGAAATAGAATTGTGGTTGAAGGAGACAGGTATAAGTATAATTATAAAATGGACGCTACGATTGTTGATGCATTTTCTCAGATTCAAGTTAAATCAAAAATGATTGATTTCTATCTAGGCGGGACCCTTGCTAATACTTCTTATCAAAGGATTGGATTGTTCGAAAACGGGAATTATCCAGGCAATAATTCCAATGGAAAAAGCGAGAAAACTAACTTCTTCAATTATGGAATAAAGTCTGGGCTAACTTATAAAATCTCGGGACGTCATTTATTAGATTTTAATGCTTCCTATTTTACGAAAGCACCGACAATAAGAAATTCCTTTGAAAATGCTAGACAGAACAATTACCTGATTCAAGGATTAGAAAGTGAAACCATATATTCTGCAGACATAAGTTATATCTACCGTAGCCCTTATCTAAAAGGGAGAATCAGCAGTTTCTATTCCCAATTTAAAGATGGAACTGACTTAGGATATTATTTTACTGAGGATTTGGCAGGTCGTGGTTTTAATTCTGGCGATGCCTTTGTCCAAGAAATTTTAACTGGTGTAGATAAGAGAAATCTTGGAGTGGAATTTGGATTGGAATATCAAGTCACTACCACAATTAAACTTAAGGCCGCAGCTTCAGTGGGCCAATATATCTATTCTAATCGCCCAAATATCTATTTGACCAGCGATGATTTTGATGACAGAATAACATTTGGTGATGGAAAAACAAATTTAAAAAATCTGCACCTTGGTGGCGGTCCAGAGCGAGCTTATCAAATCGGGTTCGAGTATCGCGACCCTGATTATTGGTGGTTTGGTGCAACTACAAATTATTTTTCCAATGCTTACATTAACGTGAGCAAACTTGCTAGAAGTTCAAATTTCACTACAGATTTTGACGGGCAACCTTATAATAATTTCGATTTAGAGCTTGCAAATAGCCTGTTAAAACAAGAAAAGTTTAACGGCTATCTTTTGGTTAACGCCGTAGGAGGAAAATCATGGTTGATAAAGAAATATTTCCTAGGATTTTTTGCCTCAGTGAATAACATTCTTGGTCGGGAATACAAAACCGGAGGTTTTGAGCAATCACGTTTGGCGACATATCCCAGACTACTAGAAGAAAAGAACCGAAGTAACGGAAGAATATTTGGCCCGCGTTATTTCTTCGGGTATGGAACAACCTATTATTTAAATCTTTATGTGAGATTCTAAAAACATTAGCCTAATGAAAAATTCAACGTATCATTTATACATTTTGATTTGCTCCATTCTCATTCTGAACAGCTGCGTACAGGATGATGACTTTAAGGTGCCAGAATTAGAAATCGCCGAGCCAGAAATATCTGGGAATATTATTGATATAGATGCCGTTCTAGGAATTTACCATCAGAATGATGAACTATTTACGTTTACTGAATCAAGCGATTATGTTGAAGGTTATGTAATTTCTAGCGACGCGGCAGGCAATTTCTTTAAACAATTGATAATTCAAGATAAGCCCGAAAACCCCACGGCGGGGATTGCTATTGAGGTCGATGTTAATCCGCTGTCAGCAATTTATCCATTCGGGATGAAGGTCTATATAAAACTGGAAGGATTGTCGGTGGGATTGGATAACGGCGTCATAAAACTAGGTAGAGCCGATGGCAATCAAATTTCAAGAATATCGTCTTCACAATTGGATGAATATATCATCAGGACACCACGTATTGAGACAATAATTCCTCGGCAAATCAACATGACCGAATTGAGCGATGAAGTTGAAAACCTCTACATGCGTTTCAACAATGTACAATTTAGCAGAT
Encoded here:
- a CDS encoding CarboxypepD_reg-like domain-containing protein; its protein translation is MITRSTICFTCLVLFSYSILAQVTLVKGSVVDAVSEEPLPDVLITLEGTSIKSNTDEVGIFVLNCESAVGNQVLILEKTGYLKKRFPIVVNKGSVLELGGLTLDYDVTVQKDLFVISLSEDQLNSEEDGLVENMSGLLQSSKDVFLNAAAYDFSATFFRPRGLDNASGKVLINGIEMNKLFNGRPQWGNWGGLNDAQRNQEFTMGMSANDYSFGDLAGTNNIVMRASRYIKGGRLSIASANRSYQGRLMASYNSGLVGDGWAFSLLASRRFGEEGYVDGTLYDANSLFISVEKKLSQTQFLNLSAIYAKNRRGRSNAISDEVFQLKGNRYNSFWGYQNGEIRNSRIREVNEPIVMLNHFWDITSKAKLNTNISYQFGKTGNTRIDNGGTNLVNFNGQESYIGGGSNPDPAYYQNLPSYFFRNSANNPDSYNYEQAYLAEQELINNGQLDWPALYSANIYESSIGNNAIYALQEDINEDKQLTANTILDLEISDKTRINSALNFKNLRSENYAMVNDLLGGSGFLDVDFFAEEIGQSTEDQLENIAQSDLENRNRIVVEGDRYKYNYKMDATIVDAFSQIQVKSKMIDFYLGGTLANTSYQRIGLFENGNYPGNNSNGKSEKTNFFNYGIKSGLTYKISGRHLLDFNASYFTKAPTIRNSFENARQNNYLIQGLESETIYSADISYIYRSPYLKGRISSFYSQFKDGTDLGYYFTEDLAGRGFNSGDAFVQEILTGVDKRNLGVEFGLEYQVTTTIKLKAAASVGQYIYSNRPNIYLTSDDFDDRITFGDGKTNLKNLHLGGGPERAYQIGFEYRDPDYWWFGATTNYFSNAYINVSKLARSSNFTTDFDGQPYNNFDLELANSLLKQEKFNGYLLVNAVGGKSWLIKKYFLGFFASVNNILGREYKTGGFEQSRLATYPRLLEEKNRSNGRIFGPRYFFGYGTTYYLNLYVRF